One genomic window of Citrobacter sp. Marseille-Q6884 includes the following:
- the ampD gene encoding 1,6-anhydro-N-acetylmuramyl-L-alanine amidase AmpD, translating to MLLDEGWLAEARRVPSPHFDCRPDDEIPSLLVVHNISLPPGEFGGPWIDALFTGTLDPNAHPFFAEIAHLRVSAHCLIRRDGEIVQYVPFNKRAWHAGVSNYQGRERCNDFSIGIELEGTDTLAYTDAQYQQLAAITQVLIQCYPKIANNLTGHCDIAPERKTDPGPSFDWARFRALVTPSSSKEMT from the coding sequence ATGTTGTTAGACGAGGGCTGGCTGGCTGAGGCACGACGCGTTCCCTCCCCACATTTCGATTGCCGCCCGGATGACGAAATCCCTTCTTTGTTGGTGGTGCATAATATCAGTCTGCCGCCAGGTGAATTTGGCGGCCCGTGGATAGATGCATTGTTCACGGGAACTCTTGATCCCAACGCTCACCCTTTCTTTGCAGAGATCGCCCATTTGCGCGTTTCTGCGCATTGCCTGATCCGCCGCGACGGTGAGATCGTGCAGTATGTTCCTTTTAATAAACGTGCCTGGCATGCCGGTGTGTCGAACTATCAGGGGCGTGAGCGCTGTAATGATTTTTCTATTGGTATTGAGCTGGAAGGAACGGATACGCTGGCCTATACCGATGCGCAGTACCAGCAACTGGCGGCCATCACGCAAGTATTAATTCAGTGTTATCCGAAGATTGCCAATAACCTGACTGGGCACTGCGATATTGCACCTGAGCGCAAGACCGATCCCGGTCCCTCTTTTGACTGGGCGAGATTTCGCGCGCTGGTCACCCCCTCGTCAAGCAAGGAGATGACATGA
- the ampE gene encoding beta-lactamase regulator AmpE has product MTLFTTLLVLMVERLFKLGEHWQLDHRVEAFFRRITHFSMARTLGMAAIAMAVTFLLLRALQGLLFNVPLLVVWILIGLLCIGAGKIRLHYHAYLNAASRNDAHAREAMASELTLIHGVPPDCDEREFLRELQNALLWNNFRFYLAPLFWLIVGGPWGPVTLVGYAFLRAWQSWLARYQTPHQRLQSGIDAILHVLDWIPVRLVGVVYALLGHGEKALPAWFASLADLHTSQYQVLTRLAQFSLVREPHTDKVETPKAAVSMAKKTSFVVVVVIALLTLYGTLI; this is encoded by the coding sequence ATGACGCTGTTTACAACATTATTGGTGTTGATGGTTGAACGCCTGTTTAAGCTGGGTGAGCACTGGCAGCTTGATCACCGGGTTGAGGCTTTCTTCCGCCGGATAACACATTTTTCCATGGCGCGTACGCTGGGCATGGCCGCTATCGCGATGGCGGTGACCTTTCTGCTGTTACGTGCGCTGCAGGGGCTGTTGTTTAATGTCCCGCTGCTGGTGGTGTGGATCCTGATTGGCTTACTGTGCATTGGCGCAGGCAAGATACGCCTTCATTATCATGCGTACCTGAACGCCGCGTCACGTAATGATGCGCATGCACGTGAGGCGATGGCCAGCGAGCTTACGTTGATTCATGGCGTTCCACCGGATTGTGACGAGCGTGAGTTTTTGCGCGAACTACAAAATGCGCTGTTATGGAATAACTTTCGCTTTTACCTGGCGCCGTTGTTCTGGTTGATTGTCGGCGGTCCGTGGGGGCCGGTAACGCTGGTGGGGTATGCTTTTCTACGAGCATGGCAATCCTGGCTGGCGCGCTATCAGACGCCGCATCAACGTTTGCAGTCGGGTATTGATGCCATTCTGCATGTTCTGGACTGGATACCGGTTCGCCTGGTTGGTGTGGTGTATGCGTTGCTGGGACATGGTGAGAAAGCGCTACCGGCCTGGTTTGCCTCGCTGGCCGATCTGCATACTTCACAATATCAGGTGCTAACACGTCTGGCGCAGTTCTCGCTGGTGCGTGAGCCGCACACCGATAAAGTCGAAACGCCAAAAGCGGCGGTTTCTATGGCGAAGAAAACCTCGTTTGTGGTGGTGGTGGTTATCGCGTTGCTGACCCTTTATGGCACGCTGATCTAA
- the aroP gene encoding aromatic amino acid transporter AroP: MMESQQHGDQLKRGLKNRHIQLIALGGAIGTGLFLGSASVIQSAGPGIILGYAIAGFIAFLIMRQLGEMVVEEPVAGSFSHFAYKYWGGFAGFSSGWNYWVLYVLVAMAELTAVGKYIQFWYPEIPTWASAAVFFVVINAINLTNVKVFGEMEFWFAIIKVIAVVAMILFGGWLLFSGNGGPQASVSNLWSQGGFLPHGFTGLVMMMAIIMFSFGGLELVGITAAEADNPEQSIPKATNQVIYRILIFYVGSLAVLLSLMPWTRVTADTSPFVLIFHELGDTFVANALNVVVLTAALSVYNSCVYCNSRMLFGLAQQGNAPKALMSVDKRGVPVNTILVSALVTALCVLINYLAPESAFGLLMALVVSALVINWAMISLAHMKFRKAKQQQGVVTRFPALFYPLGNWVCLIFMAAVLVIMLMTPGMAISVYLIPVWIAILGIGYLCKQKTAKAVKAH, encoded by the coding sequence ATGATGGAAAGTCAACAGCATGGCGATCAGCTAAAGCGCGGCCTTAAAAACCGCCATATACAGCTTATCGCGCTGGGTGGCGCGATAGGCACCGGGTTATTCCTCGGCAGCGCATCCGTTATCCAGTCTGCAGGGCCGGGTATTATTCTGGGTTACGCGATCGCCGGTTTTATCGCCTTTTTGATTATGCGTCAGTTAGGTGAAATGGTGGTTGAAGAGCCGGTTGCAGGCTCCTTCAGCCATTTTGCTTATAAATATTGGGGCGGGTTCGCTGGCTTCTCTTCTGGATGGAACTACTGGGTGCTGTACGTGCTGGTTGCCATGGCGGAACTCACCGCGGTCGGCAAATATATCCAGTTCTGGTACCCGGAAATCCCAACATGGGCCTCAGCAGCGGTCTTTTTCGTTGTTATCAACGCCATCAACCTGACCAACGTTAAAGTGTTCGGTGAGATGGAGTTCTGGTTTGCCATTATTAAAGTCATCGCGGTTGTGGCAATGATTTTGTTCGGCGGCTGGTTGCTGTTTAGTGGCAACGGTGGCCCACAGGCCAGCGTCAGTAACTTATGGAGCCAGGGTGGATTCCTGCCGCACGGCTTTACCGGTCTGGTCATGATGATGGCCATCATCATGTTCTCCTTCGGCGGACTGGAGCTGGTCGGGATCACCGCTGCAGAAGCCGATAACCCGGAGCAGAGCATTCCCAAAGCAACCAACCAGGTTATTTACCGTATCCTGATTTTCTATGTGGGTTCTCTGGCCGTTCTGCTTTCTCTGATGCCGTGGACGCGTGTCACCGCAGATACCAGTCCGTTTGTCCTGATCTTCCACGAACTGGGCGATACCTTTGTTGCGAATGCGCTGAACGTCGTGGTACTGACCGCTGCACTGTCTGTTTATAACAGCTGCGTATATTGCAACAGCCGTATGCTGTTCGGCCTGGCGCAGCAAGGTAACGCGCCAAAAGCGCTGATGAGTGTGGATAAGCGTGGCGTACCGGTCAACACTATTCTGGTCTCTGCCCTGGTGACGGCGTTGTGTGTACTGATCAACTATCTGGCGCCGGAATCGGCATTTGGCTTACTGATGGCACTGGTCGTTTCTGCACTGGTCATCAACTGGGCGATGATTAGTCTTGCGCACATGAAGTTCCGCAAAGCGAAGCAACAGCAGGGCGTCGTCACCCGCTTCCCGGCACTGTTCTATCCGCTGGGTAACTGGGTCTGCCTGATTTTCATGGCTGCAGTGCTGGTCATTATGCTGATGACACCCGGCATGGCGATCTCGGTTTACCTGATCCCAGTCTGGATTGCGATTCTTGGCATCGGCTATCTGTGCAAGCAAAAAACAGCCAAAGCCGTTAAAGCGCATTAA
- the pdhR gene encoding pyruvate dehydrogenase complex transcriptional repressor PdhR, with amino-acid sequence MAYSKIRQPKLSDVIEQQLEFLILEGTLRPGEKLPPERELAKQFDVSRPSLREAIQRLEAKGLLLRRQGGGTFVQSSLWQSFSDPLVELLSDHPESQFDLLETRHALEGIAAYYAALRSTDEDKARIRELHHAIELAQQSGDLDGESDAVLQYQIAVTEAAHNVVLLHLLRCMEPMLAQNVRQNFELLYARREMLPLVSSHRTRIFEAIIAGKPEEAREASHRHLAFIEEILLDRSREESRRERALRRLEQRKN; translated from the coding sequence ATGGCCTACAGCAAAATCCGCCAACCAAAACTCTCCGATGTGATTGAGCAGCAGCTGGAGTTTTTAATTCTTGAGGGGACACTTCGCCCCGGAGAAAAACTCCCACCGGAACGCGAGCTGGCAAAACAGTTCGATGTTTCCCGCCCCTCCTTACGCGAGGCGATCCAACGCCTTGAAGCGAAGGGCTTGCTGCTTCGTCGTCAGGGCGGTGGCACTTTTGTTCAGAGCAGCCTGTGGCAGAGCTTTAGCGACCCACTGGTAGAGCTGCTCTCCGACCATCCTGAATCCCAGTTTGACCTGCTTGAGACACGCCATGCGCTGGAAGGCATTGCCGCATATTACGCCGCATTGCGCAGCACGGATGAAGACAAAGCGCGAATCCGTGAACTCCACCATGCAATTGAGCTGGCCCAACAGTCCGGCGATCTGGACGGCGAATCTGATGCGGTTCTCCAGTATCAAATTGCTGTCACTGAGGCGGCACACAATGTGGTGCTGCTCCATTTGCTAAGGTGTATGGAGCCGATGCTGGCCCAGAACGTCCGTCAAAACTTCGAATTGCTGTATGCGCGTCGGGAGATGCTGCCGTTAGTAAGCAGCCACCGCACCCGTATTTTTGAAGCTATTATCGCCGGGAAGCCGGAGGAGGCGCGTGAAGCCTCGCACCGTCACCTGGCGTTCATCGAAGAGATTTTGCTGGACAGAAGCCGTGAGGAAAGCCGTCGTGAACGCGCCTTACGCCGCCTGGAGCAACGAAAGAATTAG
- the aceE gene encoding pyruvate dehydrogenase (acetyl-transferring), homodimeric type, with translation MSERFPNDVDPIETRDWLQAIESVIREEGVERAQYLIDQLLSEARKGGVKVAAGAGASNYVNTIAVEDEPEYPGNLELERRIRSAIRWNAIMTVLRASKKDLELGGHMASFQSSATVYDVCFNHFFRARNEQDGGDLVYFQGHISPGVYARAFLEGRLTEEQMDNFRQEVHGKGLSSYPHPKLMPEFWQFPTVSMGLGPIGAIYQAKFLKYLEHRGLKDTSKQTVYAFLGDGEMDEPESKGAITIATREKLDNLVFVINCNLQRLDGPVTGNGKIINELEGIFAGAGWNVIKVMWGGRWDELLRKDTSGKLIQLMNETVDGDYQTFKSKDGAYVREHFFGKYPETAALVADWTDEQIWALNRGGHDPKKVYAALKKAQETKGKATVILAHTIKGYGMGDTAEGKNIAHQVKKMNMDGVRYIRDRFNVPVTDEQVENLSYITFPEGSEEHTYLHAQRQKLHGYLPSRQPNFTEKLELPALEDFGALLEEQNKEISTTIAFVRALNVMLKNKSIKDRLVPIIADEARTFGMEGLFRQIGIYSPNGQQYTPQDREQVAYYKEDEKGQILQEGINELGAGSSWLAAATSYSTNDLPMIPFYIYYSMFGFQRIGDLCWAAGDQQARGFLIGGTSGRTTLNGEGLQHEDGHSHIQSLTIPNCISYDPSYAYEVAVIMHDGLERMYGEKQENVYYYITTLNENYHMPAMPAGAEEGIRKGIYKLETLEGSKGKVQLLGSGSILRHVREAAQILAKDYGVGSDVYSVTSFTELARDGQDCERWNMLHPMETPRVPYIAQVMNDAPAVASTDYMKLFAEQVRTYVPADDYRVLGTDGFGRSDSRENLRHHFEVDASYVVVAALGELAKRGEIDKKVVADAIAKFNIDAEKVNPRLA, from the coding sequence ATGTCAGAACGTTTCCCAAATGACGTGGATCCGATCGAAACTCGCGACTGGCTACAGGCGATCGAATCGGTCATCCGTGAAGAAGGTGTTGAGCGTGCTCAGTATCTGATCGACCAACTGCTTTCAGAAGCCCGTAAAGGCGGCGTGAAAGTAGCGGCAGGTGCAGGGGCCAGCAATTATGTCAACACTATTGCCGTTGAAGACGAACCGGAATACCCGGGCAATCTGGAGCTGGAACGTCGTATTCGTTCTGCTATCCGCTGGAACGCCATCATGACCGTACTGCGTGCGTCTAAAAAGGACCTCGAGCTGGGTGGCCACATGGCATCCTTCCAGTCCTCCGCAACGGTATATGATGTTTGCTTCAACCACTTCTTCCGTGCGCGCAACGAGCAGGATGGCGGCGACCTGGTATACTTCCAGGGTCACATCTCCCCGGGCGTGTACGCACGTGCTTTCCTGGAAGGTCGTCTGACTGAAGAGCAGATGGACAACTTCCGTCAGGAAGTTCATGGCAAAGGCCTGTCTTCCTACCCGCACCCGAAACTGATGCCGGAATTCTGGCAGTTCCCGACCGTATCAATGGGTCTGGGTCCAATCGGTGCGATCTACCAGGCTAAATTCCTGAAATATCTGGAACACCGTGGCCTGAAAGATACCTCTAAACAAACCGTTTACGCCTTCCTGGGCGACGGTGAGATGGATGAGCCGGAATCTAAGGGTGCTATCACCATTGCCACCCGTGAAAAACTGGACAACCTGGTCTTTGTTATCAACTGTAACCTGCAGCGTCTTGACGGCCCGGTCACCGGTAACGGCAAGATCATCAACGAGCTGGAAGGCATCTTCGCAGGTGCTGGCTGGAACGTGATCAAAGTGATGTGGGGCGGTCGTTGGGATGAGCTGCTGCGTAAAGACACCAGCGGTAAGCTGATCCAGCTGATGAACGAAACCGTTGATGGCGACTACCAGACCTTCAAATCCAAAGATGGCGCATACGTACGTGAGCATTTCTTCGGTAAATATCCGGAAACCGCTGCACTGGTTGCTGACTGGACTGACGAGCAGATCTGGGCACTGAACCGTGGTGGTCACGATCCGAAGAAAGTCTACGCTGCACTGAAAAAAGCGCAGGAAACCAAAGGCAAAGCAACTGTAATCCTCGCTCATACCATTAAAGGTTATGGCATGGGTGACACCGCCGAAGGTAAAAACATCGCTCACCAGGTTAAGAAAATGAACATGGACGGCGTGCGTTACATTCGCGACCGCTTCAATGTTCCGGTAACCGATGAGCAGGTTGAAAATCTCTCTTACATTACCTTCCCGGAAGGTTCTGAAGAGCACACCTATCTGCACGCTCAGCGTCAGAAACTGCACGGTTATCTGCCGAGCCGCCAGCCGAACTTCACCGAGAAGCTGGAACTGCCGGCCCTGGAAGACTTCGGCGCGCTGCTGGAAGAGCAGAACAAAGAAATCTCCACCACTATCGCTTTCGTTCGTGCCCTGAACGTGATGCTGAAAAACAAGTCGATCAAAGATCGTCTGGTTCCGATCATCGCCGACGAAGCGCGTACTTTCGGTATGGAAGGTCTGTTCCGTCAGATCGGTATCTACAGCCCGAACGGCCAGCAGTACACCCCGCAGGACCGTGAGCAGGTTGCTTACTACAAAGAAGACGAGAAAGGCCAGATTCTGCAGGAAGGTATCAACGAGCTGGGCGCAGGTTCTTCCTGGCTGGCCGCTGCAACCTCTTACAGCACCAACGATCTGCCGATGATCCCGTTCTACATCTACTACTCCATGTTCGGGTTCCAGCGTATTGGCGACCTGTGCTGGGCAGCAGGTGACCAGCAGGCGCGTGGCTTCCTGATCGGGGGTACTTCCGGTCGTACTACGCTGAACGGCGAAGGTCTGCAGCACGAAGATGGTCACAGCCATATTCAGTCTCTGACTATCCCGAACTGTATCTCTTACGATCCGTCTTACGCGTACGAAGTTGCCGTCATCATGCATGATGGTCTGGAGCGTATGTACGGTGAAAAACAAGAGAACGTTTACTACTACATCACCACGCTGAACGAAAACTACCACATGCCGGCAATGCCAGCAGGTGCCGAGGAAGGTATCCGTAAAGGTATCTACAAACTCGAAACCCTCGAAGGTAGCAAAGGTAAAGTTCAGCTGCTGGGCTCCGGTTCTATCCTGCGTCACGTCCGTGAAGCAGCGCAGATCCTGGCGAAAGACTACGGCGTTGGTTCTGACGTTTACAGCGTGACCTCCTTCACTGAACTGGCACGTGATGGCCAGGATTGTGAGCGTTGGAACATGCTGCACCCGATGGAAACTCCGCGTGTTCCGTACATCGCTCAGGTGATGAACGACGCGCCGGCTGTCGCATCTACTGACTATATGAAACTGTTTGCCGAACAGGTTCGTACTTATGTACCGGCTGATGATTATCGCGTACTGGGTACTGACGGCTTCGGTCGCTCTGACAGCCGTGAAAACCTGCGTCACCACTTTGAAGTTGATGCTTCCTACGTGGTTGTAGCGGCACTGGGCGAACTGGCTAAACGTGGCGAAATCGATAAGAAAGTGGTTGCGGATGCAATCGCCAAATTCAACATCGATGCAGAAAAAGTTAACCCGCGTCTGGCGTAA
- the aceF gene encoding pyruvate dehydrogenase complex dihydrolipoyllysine-residue acetyltransferase — translation MAIEIKVPDIGADEVEITEILVKVGDKVEAEQSLITVEGDKASMEVPSPQAGIVKEIKVSVGDKTETGKLIMIFDSADGAAAAAPAPAEEKKAAAPAAAPAAAAAKDVHVPDIGGDEVEVTEIMVKVGDTVAAEQSLITVEGDKASMEVPAPFAGTVKEIKINTGDKVSTGSLIMVFEVAGAAPAAAAPAQAAAPAAAAAPAASGAKDVNVPDIGGDEVEVTEVMVKVGDKVAAEQSLITVEGDKASMEVPAPFAGTVKEIKISTGDKVKTGSLIMVFEVEGAAPAAAPAQAAAPAPTAAPAQAAAPAPAAKAEGKSEFAENDAYVHATPLIRRLAREFGVNLAKVKGTGRKGRILREDVQTYVKDAIKRAESAPAAAAGGGIPGMLPWPKVDFSKFGEIEEVELGRIQKISGANLSRNWVMIPHVTHFDKTDITDLEAFRKQQNAEAEKRKLDVKFTPVVFIMKAVAAALEQMPRFNSSLSEDGQRLTLKKYINIGVAVDTPNGLVVPVFKDVNKKSITELSRELTTISKKARDGKLTAGEMQGGCFTISSIGGLGTTHFAPIVNAPEVAILGVSKSAIEPVWNGKEFTPRLMMPISLSFDHRVIDGADGARFITIINNTLSDIRRLVM, via the coding sequence ATGGCTATCGAAATCAAAGTACCGGACATCGGGGCTGATGAAGTTGAAATCACCGAGATCCTGGTCAAAGTGGGCGACAAAGTTGAAGCTGAACAGTCGCTGATCACCGTAGAAGGCGACAAAGCCTCTATGGAAGTTCCGTCCCCTCAGGCAGGCATCGTTAAAGAGATCAAAGTCTCTGTTGGCGATAAAACTGAGACCGGTAAACTGATCATGATTTTCGATTCCGCCGACGGTGCAGCAGCTGCTGCACCTGCTCCGGCAGAAGAGAAGAAAGCAGCCGCTCCGGCCGCTGCTCCTGCTGCTGCGGCGGCAAAAGACGTACACGTACCGGACATCGGCGGTGATGAAGTAGAAGTTACCGAGATCATGGTTAAAGTGGGCGACACCGTTGCGGCTGAGCAGTCTCTGATCACCGTAGAAGGCGACAAAGCCTCTATGGAAGTGCCTGCGCCGTTCGCGGGTACCGTGAAAGAGATCAAAATCAACACGGGTGACAAAGTGTCTACCGGTTCCCTGATTATGGTCTTCGAAGTGGCTGGCGCAGCGCCTGCTGCTGCGGCACCGGCTCAGGCTGCGGCTCCTGCTGCTGCGGCGGCTCCGGCTGCTTCTGGCGCGAAAGACGTTAACGTGCCGGACATCGGCGGCGACGAAGTAGAAGTCACCGAAGTGATGGTTAAAGTGGGCGATAAAGTTGCCGCTGAGCAGTCACTGATCACCGTAGAAGGCGATAAAGCCTCTATGGAAGTACCGGCACCGTTCGCGGGTACCGTGAAAGAAATTAAAATCAGCACCGGCGACAAAGTGAAAACCGGTTCTCTGATTATGGTCTTCGAAGTGGAAGGTGCAGCACCGGCTGCCGCTCCGGCACAAGCCGCAGCGCCGGCTCCGACCGCAGCACCTGCACAAGCGGCCGCTCCGGCTCCGGCAGCGAAAGCGGAAGGCAAATCTGAGTTTGCTGAGAACGACGCCTACGTCCATGCGACTCCGCTGATTCGTCGCCTGGCGCGCGAATTCGGTGTGAATCTGGCGAAAGTGAAGGGCACTGGCCGTAAAGGTCGTATCCTGCGCGAAGACGTTCAGACTTACGTGAAAGACGCTATTAAGCGTGCTGAATCTGCACCGGCAGCTGCGGCTGGCGGCGGTATCCCGGGCATGCTGCCTTGGCCGAAAGTGGACTTCAGCAAGTTTGGTGAAATCGAAGAAGTTGAACTGGGCCGTATCCAGAAAATCTCTGGCGCGAACCTGAGCCGTAACTGGGTGATGATCCCGCACGTTACGCACTTCGACAAAACCGATATCACCGATCTGGAAGCGTTCCGTAAACAGCAGAACGCTGAAGCTGAGAAGCGTAAACTGGACGTGAAATTCACCCCAGTGGTCTTCATCATGAAAGCGGTTGCTGCGGCGCTTGAGCAGATGCCTCGCTTTAACAGCTCACTGTCCGAAGACGGCCAGCGTCTGACGCTGAAGAAATATATCAACATTGGTGTTGCGGTTGATACGCCGAATGGTCTGGTTGTTCCGGTCTTTAAAGACGTGAACAAGAAGAGCATTACCGAGCTGTCTCGTGAACTGACGACGATCTCCAAGAAAGCGCGTGATGGTAAGCTGACGGCTGGCGAAATGCAGGGCGGTTGCTTCACTATCTCCAGCATCGGCGGCCTGGGAACTACCCACTTCGCACCGATTGTGAACGCGCCTGAAGTGGCTATCCTCGGCGTGTCCAAGTCGGCTATAGAACCGGTGTGGAACGGTAAAGAGTTTACTCCGCGTCTGATGATGCCGATTTCTCTCTCCTTCGACCACCGCGTGATTGACGGTGCTGATGGTGCTCGCTTTATCACCATCATCAACAACACGCTGTCTGACATTCGCCGTCTGGTGATGTAA
- the lpdA gene encoding dihydrolipoyl dehydrogenase, with amino-acid sequence MSTEIKTQVVVLGAGPAGYSAAFRCADLGLETVIVERYSTLGGVCLNVGCIPSKALLHVAKVIEEAKALADHGIVFGEPKTDIDKIRTWKEKVITQLTGGLAGMAKGRKVKVVNGLGKFTGANTLEVEGENGKTVINFDNAIIAAGSRPIQLPFIPHEDPRVWDSTDALELKSVPKRMLVMGGGIIGLEMGTVYHALGSEIDVVEMFDQVIPAADKDVVKVFTKRISKKFNLMLETKVTAVEAKEDGIYVSMEGKKAPAEAQRYDAVLVAIGRVPNGKNLDAGKAGVEVDDRGFIRVDKQLRTNVPHIFAIGDIVGQPMLAHKGVHEGHVAAEVIAGKKHYFDPKVIPSIAYTEPEVAWVGLTEKEAKEKGISYETATFPWAASGRAIASDCADGMTKLIFDKESHRVIGGAIVGTNGGELLGEIGLAIEMGCDAEDIALTIHAHPTLHESVGLAAEVFEGSITDLPNPKAKKK; translated from the coding sequence ATGAGCACTGAAATCAAAACTCAGGTCGTGGTACTTGGGGCAGGCCCGGCAGGTTACTCTGCAGCCTTCCGTTGCGCAGATTTAGGTCTGGAGACCGTCATCGTAGAACGTTACAGCACCCTTGGTGGTGTTTGTCTGAACGTCGGCTGTATCCCTTCTAAAGCACTGCTGCACGTAGCAAAAGTTATCGAAGAAGCCAAAGCACTGGCTGATCACGGTATTGTTTTTGGCGAGCCGAAAACCGATATCGACAAGATTCGTACCTGGAAAGAAAAAGTTATCACTCAACTGACAGGCGGTCTGGCCGGTATGGCCAAAGGCCGTAAAGTGAAAGTGGTAAACGGTCTGGGTAAATTTACCGGGGCAAACACCCTGGAAGTTGAAGGTGAAAACGGCAAAACCGTTATTAACTTCGACAACGCTATCATCGCGGCGGGTTCCCGTCCGATCCAGCTGCCGTTCATTCCGCACGAAGATCCGCGCGTATGGGATTCTACCGATGCGCTGGAACTGAAATCCGTACCGAAGCGTATGCTGGTTATGGGTGGCGGTATCATCGGTCTGGAAATGGGTACGGTGTACCATGCGCTGGGTTCAGAGATCGACGTGGTTGAAATGTTCGACCAGGTTATCCCGGCTGCCGATAAAGACGTAGTGAAAGTCTTCACCAAGCGTATCAGCAAGAAATTCAACCTGATGCTGGAAACCAAAGTGACTGCCGTTGAAGCGAAAGAAGACGGTATTTACGTTTCCATGGAAGGTAAAAAAGCGCCTGCTGAAGCACAGCGTTATGACGCAGTGTTGGTCGCTATCGGTCGTGTACCGAACGGTAAAAACCTCGACGCAGGCAAAGCGGGCGTTGAAGTTGATGACCGTGGCTTCATCCGCGTGGACAAACAGCTGCGTACTAACGTACCGCACATCTTTGCAATCGGCGATATCGTCGGTCAGCCAATGCTGGCACACAAAGGTGTTCACGAAGGTCACGTTGCCGCTGAAGTTATCGCCGGTAAGAAACACTACTTCGATCCGAAAGTTATCCCATCCATCGCATACACTGAACCAGAAGTTGCATGGGTTGGCCTGACTGAGAAAGAAGCGAAAGAAAAAGGCATCAGCTATGAAACCGCCACCTTCCCGTGGGCTGCTTCTGGCCGTGCTATCGCTTCCGACTGCGCAGACGGTATGACCAAACTGATTTTCGACAAAGAATCTCACCGTGTCATCGGTGGCGCGATTGTCGGTACCAACGGCGGCGAGCTGCTGGGCGAAATCGGTCTGGCGATCGAAATGGGTTGTGACGCTGAAGACATCGCGCTGACCATCCACGCGCACCCGACTCTGCACGAGTCTGTGGGCCTGGCAGCAGAAGTGTTTGAAGGTAGCATTACCGACCTGCCGAACCCGAAAGCGAAGAAGAAATAA
- a CDS encoding DUF2950 domain-containing protein, producing MKNKLLSGMVLFMVSATAMAQQSFSTPDQATDALASAISEQNESAMNTLLGENWRDFLPPEGVDPDAVDRFLRDWKVRHNTVVNGNMAHLVVGDSDWQLPIPVIKTASGWQFDIKQAADEILTREIGRNELAAIEALHAYVDAQQSYFAMNQKYAQKIVSSEGKKDGLYWPVSPGEAPSPLGPAFSPQEPGTGYHGYHFRILPDKTSGFAMVAWPVSYDHTGVMSFMINGDDKVYQADLGAESQQKAEALTAYHPDKTWQPVAP from the coding sequence ATGAAAAATAAACTACTCAGTGGAATGGTGTTGTTCATGGTTTCGGCCACCGCGATGGCACAGCAATCCTTCAGCACCCCCGATCAAGCCACCGATGCGCTGGCAAGCGCTATCAGTGAACAAAATGAAAGTGCGATGAACACCCTGCTCGGGGAAAACTGGCGTGATTTTCTGCCGCCAGAAGGCGTCGATCCTGATGCGGTTGATCGCTTCCTGCGCGACTGGAAGGTCCGCCATAACACTGTCGTCAACGGCAATATGGCGCACCTTGTTGTCGGGGACAGCGACTGGCAGTTGCCAATCCCGGTGATCAAAACCGCGTCCGGCTGGCAATTTGACATTAAGCAGGCAGCTGATGAAATCCTGACCCGTGAGATCGGGCGCAACGAGCTCGCGGCCATCGAGGCATTACACGCCTATGTGGATGCTCAGCAGAGCTATTTCGCGATGAACCAGAAATACGCGCAAAAGATTGTCAGTTCTGAAGGGAAAAAAGATGGCCTGTACTGGCCGGTTTCACCCGGCGAAGCGCCAAGTCCGCTTGGCCCGGCCTTCAGCCCGCAGGAACCTGGCACGGGGTATCACGGCTATCATTTCCGCATCCTTCCCGACAAAACCAGCGGCTTTGCGATGGTGGCCTGGCCTGTTAGCTACGATCACACTGGGGTGATGAGTTTTATGATTAACGGCGATGACAAGGTCTATCAGGCGGATCTCGGTGCGGAATCACAGCAAAAAGCAGAAGCGTTAACTGCATATCACCCGGATAAAACCTGGCAACCAGTAGCCCCGTAG